The following proteins are co-located in the Castanea sativa cultivar Marrone di Chiusa Pesio chromosome 8, ASM4071231v1 genome:
- the LOC142606748 gene encoding uncharacterized protein LOC142606748 isoform X2, translated as MLLFVVNCSPQPPLFYAGKSVYVSKFNPKKSGTPRRNEVVFVSPTGEEIKSKRQLDQYLKSHPGGPSSSEFDWSTGGTPRRSSRISQKSKATESPEAEPPKKRSAKKGAKEKDDNDEEGEPTEEKLDAAAGEANEEVELKGKEDVREKDTEPKTEEKVDEMDIDKVENKTAADKTSDAKEEEVVNNSLPTPGSEEAEKKLSKPEASAKLENQEAEKKTTSDAKEEEIKFDSQLAPATEENKEEANKLPSEPEAPPSQVSAADGKVEKECEMDKEGKEDSLAENLVGVAETKANNSSIQESVEGSNPIKNHPVSCEETSHEPKASQVNC; from the exons ATGCTATTGTTTGTTGTCAACTGTTCCCCTCAACCCCCCCTCTTCTATGCCGGGAAAAGTGTTTATGTTTCAAAG TTTAATCCAAAGAAAAGTGGGACACCAAGGAGGAATGAGGTAGTTTTTGTTTCACCTACAGGTGAAGAGATAAAGAGCAAAAGACAATTAGACCAGTATCTCAAATCTCACCCTGGAGGCCCTTCTAGTTCTGAGTTTGACTGGAGCACAG GTGGAACTCCAAGGCGTTCTTCGAGAATAAGTCAGAAATCAAAAGCAACAGAATCGCCAGAAGCTGAACCTCCTAAGAAAAGGAGCGCTAAGAAGGGAGCAAAAGAGAAGGATGATAATGATGAAGAAGGTGAGCCTACTGAAGAGAAATTAGATGCTGCAGCTGGGGAAGCAAATGAGGAAGTGGAGCTGAAAGGTAAAGAGGATGTGAGGGAAAAGGACACTGAACCTAAAACTGAGGAAAAAGTTGATGAAATGGATATTGATAAAGTAGAGAACAAGACAGCTGCTGATAAGACTTCTGATGCGAAGGAAGAAGAGGTTGTGAATAACTCACTGCCAACTCCAGGATCGGAGGAAGCTGAGAAAAAACTGTCAAAGCCTGAAGCTTCTGCTAAATTGGAAAATCAGGAAGCTGAAAAGAAGACAACTTCTGATGCAAAGGAAGAAGAGATCAAGTTTGACTCGCAGCTGGCACCAGCAACTGAGGAAAATAAAGAGGAGGCTAATAAGCTGCCATCAGAGCCTGAAGCACCACCCTCACAAGTTTCTGCAGCAGATGGGAAGGTTGAAAAGGAGTGTGAGATGgacaaagaaggaaaagaggACTCTCTTGCTGAGAATCTGGTCGGTGTGGCAGAAACCAAAGCTAACAACAGTAGCATTCAGGAGAGCGTAGAGGGGTCAAATCCCATAAAAAACCATCCGGTGAGTTGCGAGGAGACATCCCATGAGCCCAAGGCGTCTCAAGTTAACTGTTGA
- the LOC142606748 gene encoding uncharacterized protein LOC142606748 isoform X1 — translation MASVEANAVENHNDAVPVELPAPQGWKKLFNPKKSGTPRRNEVVFVSPTGEEIKSKRQLDQYLKSHPGGPSSSEFDWSTGGTPRRSSRISQKSKATESPEAEPPKKRSAKKGAKEKDDNDEEGEPTEEKLDAAAGEANEEVELKGKEDVREKDTEPKTEEKVDEMDIDKVENKTAADKTSDAKEEEVVNNSLPTPGSEEAEKKLSKPEASAKLENQEAEKKTTSDAKEEEIKFDSQLAPATEENKEEANKLPSEPEAPPSQVSAADGKVEKECEMDKEGKEDSLAENLVGVAETKANNSSIQESVEGSNPIKNHPVSCEETSHEPKASQVNC, via the exons atggCGAGTGTCGAAGCGAACGCGGTGGAGAACCACAACGACGCCGTTCCGGTCGAGCTCCCTGCTCCACAAGGCTGGAAGAAGCTG TTTAATCCAAAGAAAAGTGGGACACCAAGGAGGAATGAGGTAGTTTTTGTTTCACCTACAGGTGAAGAGATAAAGAGCAAAAGACAATTAGACCAGTATCTCAAATCTCACCCTGGAGGCCCTTCTAGTTCTGAGTTTGACTGGAGCACAG GTGGAACTCCAAGGCGTTCTTCGAGAATAAGTCAGAAATCAAAAGCAACAGAATCGCCAGAAGCTGAACCTCCTAAGAAAAGGAGCGCTAAGAAGGGAGCAAAAGAGAAGGATGATAATGATGAAGAAGGTGAGCCTACTGAAGAGAAATTAGATGCTGCAGCTGGGGAAGCAAATGAGGAAGTGGAGCTGAAAGGTAAAGAGGATGTGAGGGAAAAGGACACTGAACCTAAAACTGAGGAAAAAGTTGATGAAATGGATATTGATAAAGTAGAGAACAAGACAGCTGCTGATAAGACTTCTGATGCGAAGGAAGAAGAGGTTGTGAATAACTCACTGCCAACTCCAGGATCGGAGGAAGCTGAGAAAAAACTGTCAAAGCCTGAAGCTTCTGCTAAATTGGAAAATCAGGAAGCTGAAAAGAAGACAACTTCTGATGCAAAGGAAGAAGAGATCAAGTTTGACTCGCAGCTGGCACCAGCAACTGAGGAAAATAAAGAGGAGGCTAATAAGCTGCCATCAGAGCCTGAAGCACCACCCTCACAAGTTTCTGCAGCAGATGGGAAGGTTGAAAAGGAGTGTGAGATGgacaaagaaggaaaagaggACTCTCTTGCTGAGAATCTGGTCGGTGTGGCAGAAACCAAAGCTAACAACAGTAGCATTCAGGAGAGCGTAGAGGGGTCAAATCCCATAAAAAACCATCCGGTGAGTTGCGAGGAGACATCCCATGAGCCCAAGGCGTCTCAAGTTAACTGTTGA